The Rhodanobacteraceae bacterium DNA window GCGAGAGCGATACCATCAGTTTCGCCATTCCCAGCAGCGACTCCGGCTATCAGAGCGCCAGCCAGCACTGGCGGATTGACGTCAGTTCCGCGGCGCTTCCCGCCATTTCCGAGGCCTTGGTCATTGACGGCTACAGCCAACCCGGGGCTGTACCCAACAGCAATACCCCGGATCAGGGCGGCAGCAATGCGCAACTCAAGATCGAGCTGCGCAACACCACGGGGATGGCCATCATCGGCATCGATGGCCTGTCGAACACCTTCATGCTGCCCTTGGTCGTGCGCGGCTTGGCGATCCACAGTTTCTTTGCGCAAATCCAATTGGGCGGCGGCGCCGAGCAGCGGGTCGAAGGGTGCTTTCTGGGCACGACGATCGACGGCAACGCGGATGCCAATCCCGCCAATCTGGGGCAAACCGGCGTGCGCGTGCAAGGCAGTGGCCCGTATCGGATTGGCGGTACGACTCCGGATGCTCGCAATGTGCTCTCGGCAGACGCCTACGGTGTGGCGTTCTTCGCGGTCTCCAATGGAACCCGGATCGAGGGCAATTTGATCGGCACCAACGCCGCCGGTGCGGCTGCCATCAGCCCACGAGCCATTGGAATCAGCCTGAATGCATCGACCCAGGTGCGTATTGGTGGCGCCGACAGCAGCGCCAGGAATGTGATCAGCGGCAATGGCTTTTGGGCTCTGCAAGCCTCCGATGCCAGCGCCACCACGCGTTTCCAGGGCAATTTCGTGGGTACCGACTGGAGCGGCGCACGCGCCATTCCAAACGGACTCAATCCCTTCAGTCCGAGTCAATTGCTAGAGAACATTCGCCTGGATGGCGCTCAATGCGCGCTGCAATTGGGGGGTGTCCTGCCCGGCGAGTCGAATGTGATCGCCTACAGCCCGGTGGCGGGTGTCCGGATCGACTCCTGTACCAATGCTGCGCATCGCAATCGCTTCATTGGCAATGGCGCGATTGCCCTGGACAACGTCAGCGGCGGCGGCGCGTTGGGGCCGACGCCAAATGATCCGGGCGATCCGGACCTGGGCGGCAACGGTTTGCAAAACTACCCACGGCTGACGCTGCCACCGGGATTTCTGCCCGGCGGCGGCAACGCGGTGACGCTGACGTACGACGTCGATTCACTGCCCGCCAATTCGACCTACCCGCTGACGATCGAGTTCTATCGCGGCGCCTGCGGTGGTGGCAGCAGCGGCGTGCTGTTGGGCAGCGACAGCTATGAGGTTGCCGACGCCGGGCTGCCCAAGAGCCTTACGCTGGCCACTGCTGACGGCAGCTCCCTGCTGCCCTTGTTGGCTGTCGCCGTGGACGCAACGGGCCGGGTCAGCGAGTTCAGCCCCATGCTCGGCGACTTGATCTCCGACCACGGTTTCGAAGACGCGAGCTCACCCTTGCCGCCGGGCCGATGTCGCTGAAGACACAGGCGAACCGTGCGCGTGCAAACGAGGTCGCCGCTCGGCGACCGGCAGCGCCACCTTGCCGGTCGATTGCCGTTCAATGGCGCGAAGAATATGGCCCTATCATCGGCCACCATCTTTCGCGAGCACGAATCCAAACGATGCGGCAGCGGCAAACAGGCAGTGCCCCAAGACTGCCCGCTGCAGCTGAAGCAGAGCGTGCGGCCGTCACCGATTGGATTTGTCGCTGGCAGGCGGGCGACGCGGAAGCGCTGGAGCAGTTCTTGCCGCTGGTCTACGATCAACTGCGTCTGGTTGCACGAGCCGAGCTGCGACGGCATCCGGCAGAACTCACGCTGCAAGCCACAGCACTGGTGCACGAGTTGATGCTGCGTTTGCTGCCTGGCAGCGCAAGAATCCAGAACAGCAAGCACTTGTTTGCCACGGCGGCCAAGGCCATGCGACAGATCCTGCTCGACCGGGCACGCGCTCGCAGGCGCGACAAGCGCGGCGGCGGTGCGACGCGAGTGGCACTCACCGAGTTGGCCGGCCTGCCCCTGGCGGAGGATGTCGACATCGAAGCGCTGAGCGAAGCCATGGATGTCCTGGCGCACCTCGATCCGCAAGCGGTCGAACTGCTGGAACTGCGCTTCTTCGTGGGACTCACCATGCGCGATATCGCCCTGCTGCAAGACCGCGATGAACGCACGGTGTATCGAGACTTCGCCTTCGCCAGAGCCTGGCTGGCGCAGCGATTGCGCTAGCGATGCCGACCTACACCCAACTCAAGGCCTTGTTTCAGGCCTGGTGGGATCTGCCGGAGGCCGACCGCGAGGACTGGCTGCAGCATCTCTCGCCGGACGAGCGCTTGCAGCTGGCCCCCTTGGTGAGCGACTGCTCAGGGCCATATCCCTGGGAACGCGCGTTGCCGGAGCCATCTGCGCTGCTGATGCCGGGCGAGTTCGTAGGTCCGTTTCAGATCGTGCGTCTGCTGGGCCAGGGCGGGATGGCAACGGTGTACCTGGCCGAACGCCGCGAGCAGGAACTGGTCCAGCGAGTGGCACTCAAGCTGCTGCAAGGCGGGCTGTTCGCGCCCACCTGGCAGGAGCAATTTCTGCGCGAGCGTGCGTTGCTGGCGCGCCTGCACCATCCGCACATTGCGCGTCTGCTCGATTTTGGTCGGCATGGCGAGTCGCTCTGGTATGCGATGGACTACATCGACGGCCAAGACCTGCTTTCGGCAACCCAGGGCGCCAGTTTGCGACAGAAGCTGGAGGGCTTTCTGGGTTTGCTCGAAGCCCTGGGACTGGCCCATCGCAGCCTGGTGCTGCACCGCGACATCAAGCCCGGCAATGTTCTGGTCGACCGCGAGGGGCGATGGTTCCTGCTCGATTTCGGCATTGCCACTCCGCTCGACCAGGAAGCCGTGGCGCCGGCGCCCGAGGCGAGCCCGATGACCAGGCGCTACGCGAGCCCGGAGCAACTGGCAGGCCAGGCATTGGGGATTGCCAGCGATGTGTACCAGTTGGGATTGCTGTTGACCGAGCTGTGCACGGGCACACTGGCGCGCGCTCCCGAGCAGATCAACGCGCGGGCCCTGTCGCGAGATCTGCGTGCGATCCTGGCGCGGGCACTGGCTCCTGATCCTGCCGAGCGCTACAGCAGCTGTGAGGCGATGAGTCAGGATATCCGGGCCCTGCTCGATGGGCGCCCCGTTTCGGCGCGACGTTACCGAAGCTGGGAGCTGGCCCTTGGCCTGCTGCGACGCCATCCCCTTGCAGGTGCGCTGACCGGCTTGTGCCTGCTGTCGCTGATTGCCGGCGTGACTCTGAGCCAGATGCACGCGCGGCGTGCGCAAGCCAATGCCCACATCCTGATCGAACTGCTGGGCAGCGCAGTGCCGGCCGACTATCTCTCGCAGAAGTCTCCGGCTGCAGCATTTCTGCACCACGCCGCCATGCGGATCAACGACGATTTTGCCGATCAGCCGCAATTGGGCTTTTCCGCCAGCCTGAGCTTGGGCAGCGGCTTGATCAATCTCGGCGAAGATGCGCTGGCCCGCCAGGTGCTGGAACAGGCGGCCCGCTTCGGCCAGCACACCGACCTGACCGATACGGAGCGCTGCACGTTGCAGCGACTGCAGTCGAACGTGGTCACCGACTCGGAGCGGCAGGCATTGCTGGCCAATTTGCTGCAACCGGCAAGTCATGCAAAGTCGGCCTGCTTGAGCGCGCTGGCCACCGTTGCAGATGAGCTCAAGCGCAGCCTGGACCGGGCGACACTGGCCCAGGTCAGCACTGCGCTGGCCGCTGCCTTGAGGCAACTCGACGCGGAGAGAGCGCTGTCGACTGCAGACGCCGAGAACAGCTTCAGGCACTTGGCGAGGCTCTACCTGATGCAAGATCGCAGCCGCGCGGCGTTGCAATCCGCGGAGAAGGCGCAGGAGATTGCGCACACTCATCCAGCAGAGTTCAGTCCGATCCGCCTGGCTGAGACGCGGATGCTGATCGCCGAGGCCGCGTGTGCCAGTGCGCAGTGGCAGCACTGCAAGGACGCCCTGGATCTGGCCGCTCCGGTGATCACAAGACACTATGCCCCCGGCACCACGCCCCAGGCCGACCTCCAGAAGTTGCGCGACACCGTCGATCTGCACCCTTGAGGTGTACGCAAGTCGCTGGTCGCCGCATCTCCACGGGCGCCGTTGTCTGCCATGGCGGCAAGCCCGCCCGGCGTGGTGCTGACAGCTGTCATCCGCGATGCATGATGCCTGCGACTGCAGCTTCCCGGGGCGCGCTCTCAAGCTATGCCGCAGATCCCCGGATGGAGTGCCGCGATGCCGATGGTTGCGTTCTGGCAGGATGTACACAAGCGCTACGGACAGACCGCTGCGCTGGCTGGATTTTCCCTGCGGCTGTACCAAGGTCAGGTGCTGGCGTTGCTGGGGGCCAACGGCGCCGGCAAGACCACGGCCATCCGCAGCATGTTGGGTTTGACCTCGTGCGATGCCGGAGAGATCGCGGTATTCGGCGCCGAGGCCGGAAGCCGGGCCGCGCGTGCGGCCATCGGAGTAATGCTGCAGCAAGGCCAGTTGGCGCCGATGCTGACGGGTCACGAACTGCTGTGCGCGCACGCGGCGCTCTATCCGCAGCCGGAAGCGATCACGCAGCTGATCGCCGATCTGGACCTGGGCGGCTTCGTGGGTCAGCGCTACGGACAGATGTCTGGCGGTCAGCAGCGGCGCATCCAGTTTGCGCTCAGTCTGGTCGGCAGACCCCGGCTGCTGCTGCTGGATGAGCCTACCGGCGCGCTCGACCCGCTGGCGCGCGCTGGTTTTTGGGACAGTGTTTCGGCCCGGGTTGGTGCTGGGCTCAGTGTGCTCTTGACCACCCACGATGTGCACGAGGCTGAACAAGTCGCCAGCCATATCGCCATTGTGCGAGGCGGCAGGGTGGTCGAGCGCGGCGCGCTGGCCGACTGGCAGCGGGATGGCTGGTGCGAAATCCGCGTGCGTTCCGCGCTCGCTCCCGAGCATCTGCGCACGCTGCCCGGCGTCAGCGATGTGCAGGCCGAAGCCGAGGTGCAGCGCGTGCTGAGCCAGGATGGAAACGCCGCCCTGCGTGCACTGTTGGCCAGCGATCCCGGCGCCGAGATCCGCCAGTTCCAGGCGATGCGCTTGTCCGAACGGCTGCGCCGCCATTACCACAACGAGGAGATGGCCTGATGAGCATGACTGCCACACGTTGGCGCGTCGAAGCCGGTATGGAATGGCGCAAGCTGCGCCGCACCCTGAGCTACGTGGCCCCGGTCTTCGGCTTTCCGCTGGTGTTCTACACCATCTTCGGCGTGGTTCTGGCGCCGAAATCGGCGGCGAATGCCGGCACCTATCTGCTGGCAACCTATTCGGTATTCGCTGCCATCAACGCCGTGATGTTTGGCCTGGTTACCAGTCTGTCCTTTGAGCGCGAGCACGGCATGCTGACCCTGCGCCGACTCAGCCCGGCGCACCCGGCCAGCTATCTCTTGAGCAAGGTGGCTGCGGCCTTGCTGTTTGCCCTTCTGGTCTGCGTGATGCTGGCGCTGGTCGGCTGGTGCTTTGGTGAGGTACGCACGCCACTGGCGACGTTGGTGCGGCTCTGGCTGGTGGTGTGTCTGGGGGTCACCCCGTTTGCGTTGTGGGCGCTATATCTGGGCTTGCGTCTGCCCGCGCAATCGGCCGCCAACTGGCTCAACCTGATGCTGATGCCGCTGTTGCTGCTGGGCGGCTTGTGGGTGCCGGTGTTCGCTTTTCCGGGCTGGTTGCAGACGGTTTCGGCCTGGCTGCCCACCTACCACTTCGGCCAGCTGGCCCTGGCGCAGATCGGCATGCCCAGCGCCCGCAGTGATCTGATGGGGCTGGCGCTGACGAGTTTTGGTCTGGCCGGATGGTGGCTGGCGCTGCGCGCCTGGCGGCACCACCACTGAGCCGGTCCGATGCCTCGGCAGGTACCGCGCTCCGCCATGGACAGCGCCGGGAAGGACGCAATGCACCGGCGCGCAGTAGCATGGGCGTCTGGAGAGGGAGGCGTATCCATGTTTCAGCAGTGGGTGAATCGGCTGCGCAGGCCTTTTGCCGCTGCGGGTCTGGACGACCGCGAGGTGCTGTATGCGATCAGCAACCTGGGCTTTCTGGGATTCCTGTTTCTCAGCACCTGGCTCGGCGGGACACCTGCGGGGCACCTTGCCACCACGCTGGCCACGATTCCGCTGTTCCTGTTTGCCTATCTGACGGCAATCCTGCGCCCGCGCTGGCGCGGCGGGGCGCTGCTGCTGATCCTGGCCCTGGCCCTGGCCTTGATGCCCGTGAACTGGGGTGCGAATACCTATCTGGTGTACTTCTCGGCGTTGGCGGCGGTCTACTGGCCGGCACTGCGGGCCACGATGGCCATTGCCACTGCGCTGCTGATCTTCGCCTGGATCGGCACTCAGTTGCTGTCTTTCCCGCCCTTCTACATGGCCATCACCACACTGCTTTGCATCTCGGTGGCCCTGGGCAACGCCGTGACCCGACAGCTGCAGCGCAAGGATGCGGCGCTGCGACTGAGTCAGGCCGAGGTGCGTACCCTGGCGCAAGTCGCCGAGCGCGAGCGTATCGGGCGCGACCTCCACGATCTGCTCGGTCACAGCCTCAGCCTGATCGTGCTCAAGGCCGAACTGGCGCACAAGTTGAGCCGGCAGGGACATGCACGCGCCACTCAGGAAATGGCCGAACTGGAGCAGGTCGCCAGACAGACGCTGGCCCAGGTGAGGCGCGCCGTCAGCGGAATCCGCGCCGCTGGTCTCGATGCTGAACTGGCCGGCAGCAAGTACGCACTGCAGGCGGCGGGGACTGCACTTCGAGTCGAGAATCAGCTGCCAGCGCTGCCTGCGACGATCGAAACCGCGCTGGCCTTGGTCCTGCGCGAGGCCTGCACCAACGTCATTCGCCATGCCCGCGCCGAAAACACCGAGATCCGCGCGGGTATCCGAGACGGCCAGCTGTATTTCGTCGTCGCCGACGATGGTGTGGGCGGTATCGTCCGTGAGGGCACTGGCCTTGCCAGCATGCGCGAACGTGCGG harbors:
- a CDS encoding ABC transporter ATP-binding protein; the encoded protein is MPMVAFWQDVHKRYGQTAALAGFSLRLYQGQVLALLGANGAGKTTAIRSMLGLTSCDAGEIAVFGAEAGSRAARAAIGVMLQQGQLAPMLTGHELLCAHAALYPQPEAITQLIADLDLGGFVGQRYGQMSGGQQRRIQFALSLVGRPRLLLLDEPTGALDPLARAGFWDSVSARVGAGLSVLLTTHDVHEAEQVASHIAIVRGGRVVERGALADWQRDGWCEIRVRSALAPEHLRTLPGVSDVQAEAEVQRVLSQDGNAALRALLASDPGAEIRQFQAMRLSERLRRHYHNEEMA
- a CDS encoding sensor histidine kinase; this translates as MFQQWVNRLRRPFAAAGLDDREVLYAISNLGFLGFLFLSTWLGGTPAGHLATTLATIPLFLFAYLTAILRPRWRGGALLLILALALALMPVNWGANTYLVYFSALAAVYWPALRATMAIATALLIFAWIGTQLLSFPPFYMAITTLLCISVALGNAVTRQLQRKDAALRLSQAEVRTLAQVAERERIGRDLHDLLGHSLSLIVLKAELAHKLSRQGHARATQEMAELEQVARQTLAQVRRAVSGIRAAGLDAELAGSKYALQAAGTALRVENQLPALPATIETALALVLREACTNVIRHARAENTEIRAGIRDGQLYFVVADDGVGGIVREGTGLASMRERAAELGGSCTVQSGIGGTEIRVQLPWTPSALPNPGQVMPA
- a CDS encoding sigma-70 family RNA polymerase sigma factor, with product MRQRQTGSAPRLPAAAEAERAAVTDWICRWQAGDAEALEQFLPLVYDQLRLVARAELRRHPAELTLQATALVHELMLRLLPGSARIQNSKHLFATAAKAMRQILLDRARARRRDKRGGGATRVALTELAGLPLAEDVDIEALSEAMDVLAHLDPQAVELLELRFFVGLTMRDIALLQDRDERTVYRDFAFARAWLAQRLR
- a CDS encoding ABC transporter permease, which codes for MSMTATRWRVEAGMEWRKLRRTLSYVAPVFGFPLVFYTIFGVVLAPKSAANAGTYLLATYSVFAAINAVMFGLVTSLSFEREHGMLTLRRLSPAHPASYLLSKVAAALLFALLVCVMLALVGWCFGEVRTPLATLVRLWLVVCLGVTPFALWALYLGLRLPAQSAANWLNLMLMPLLLLGGLWVPVFAFPGWLQTVSAWLPTYHFGQLALAQIGMPSARSDLMGLALTSFGLAGWWLALRAWRHHH
- a CDS encoding serine/threonine protein kinase; this encodes MPTYTQLKALFQAWWDLPEADREDWLQHLSPDERLQLAPLVSDCSGPYPWERALPEPSALLMPGEFVGPFQIVRLLGQGGMATVYLAERREQELVQRVALKLLQGGLFAPTWQEQFLRERALLARLHHPHIARLLDFGRHGESLWYAMDYIDGQDLLSATQGASLRQKLEGFLGLLEALGLAHRSLVLHRDIKPGNVLVDREGRWFLLDFGIATPLDQEAVAPAPEASPMTRRYASPEQLAGQALGIASDVYQLGLLLTELCTGTLARAPEQINARALSRDLRAILARALAPDPAERYSSCEAMSQDIRALLDGRPVSARRYRSWELALGLLRRHPLAGALTGLCLLSLIAGVTLSQMHARRAQANAHILIELLGSAVPADYLSQKSPAAAFLHHAAMRINDDFADQPQLGFSASLSLGSGLINLGEDALARQVLEQAARFGQHTDLTDTERCTLQRLQSNVVTDSERQALLANLLQPASHAKSACLSALATVADELKRSLDRATLAQVSTALAAALRQLDAERALSTADAENSFRHLARLYLMQDRSRAALQSAEKAQEIAHTHPAEFSPIRLAETRMLIAEAACASAQWQHCKDALDLAAPVITRHYAPGTTPQADLQKLRDTVDLHP